In a single window of the Papaver somniferum cultivar HN1 chromosome 8, ASM357369v1, whole genome shotgun sequence genome:
- the LOC113306139 gene encoding F-box protein At3g07870-like, which yields MKSSEEVGRRRKRSGGLERKGDLDVADGESNSITKVLPDEVIVDIFSRLPVRSASNCKLVCRNWCEVIRSPLFRETHLHRALLRKHDNTVSFLFLTLDNDSRLYHGSHYEDREPYMEFRRINHPPIKKKYGKTAVVGSCNGLVCLSKYYPPNISDPVYICNPYLGEQITLRKFSVMVTNKNNVVVKKTSYLDGEIVSGFGYNSISDEYKVVRIYCAAGGLNGQIQVYTLGSGSGWRDKEEIPYSLKRDEIITLTHFLTDSHTDYWEIYNPSRGVLANSALHWFDQEWEIVAFDLAEEQFSLLPSPNCDGVRNFLPLQVLEGRLCVASRSQDGNRLEILSFYKASSEWENMFSISCRSDDFKDVYWPISLTLSGKLILRPNYETLICYDPQTGEFKEQMVRNTDTHVGPSFCDYPKVEAIPHMNSFVSLKALGEKSKTITSDATSSRSKRSRSLL from the coding sequence ATGAAGAGCAGTGAAGaagtaggaagaagaagaaaaagaagcggGGGACTTGAGAGAAAAGGAGATCTCGATGTAGCAGATGGTGAGTCAAACTCCATTACGAAGGTTCTCCCAGATGAAGTCattgttgacatattttctcgattaCCTGTTCGTTCAGCATCGAATTGCAAGCTGGTATGCAGAAATTGGTGCGAAGTTATTCGAAGCCCTTTATTCAGAGAGACTCACCTTCATCGAGCTTTACTAAGGAAACACGATAATACGGTGAGTTTCTTGTTCTTAACTTTAGATAATGATAGTCGACTTTATCATGGATCGCATTACGAAGATAGAGAACCCTATATGGAATTTAGAAGGATTAATCATCCACCAATTAAGAAGAAATATGGTAAAACTGCAGTGGTAGGGTCTTGCAATGGTTTAGTTTGTTTGTCCAAGTACTATCCACCTAATATTAGTGATCCAGTATACATATGTAATCCCTACCTTGGAGAACAGATTACTCTTAGAAAATTCTCAGTAATGGTGACAAACAAGAACAATGTTGTGGTTAAGAAAACGTCTTATTTGGATGGTGAAATTGTGAGTGGGTTTGGGTACAATTCTATCAGTGATGAATATAAAGTTGTGAGGATTTACTGTGCTGCTGGTGGACTGAATGGTCAAATTCAGGTATACACTCTTGGTAGTGGAAGTGGGTGgagagacaaagaagagattcCTTACTCATTGAAGCGTGATGAAATTATTACTTTAACTCATTTCCTCACTGACTCACATACTGACTATTGGGAGATATATAACCCATCTCGTGGTGTCCTTGCGAACAGTGCTCTTCATTGGTTTGATCAAGAATGGGAAATTGTAGCCTTTGATTTGGCAGAAGAGCAGTTCAGTTTGCTCCCGTCACCAAATTGTGATGGCGTGAGAAACTTTCTTCCACTGCAAGTGTTGGAAGGGCGGTTGTGTGTTGCCAGCAGAAGCCAGGATGGTAATCGTCTTGAAATATTGTCATTTTACAAGGCAAGTAGTGAGTGGGAAAATATGTTCAGCATATCATGTCGGTCAGATGACTTTAAGGATGTTTACTGGCCAATTTCTCTGACATTGAGCGGAAAACTTATATTGCGGCCAAATTACGAGACTCTCATTTGTTATGATCCCCAAACTGGAGAGTTTAAAGAACAAATGGTTCGTAACACAGATACTCATGTTGGGCCATCCTTTTGTGACTATCCCAAGGTTGAAGCAATACCTCACATGAATAGCTTTGTTTCTTTGAAAGCTCTAGGAGAGAAATCTAAGACGATAACAAGTGATGCAACTAGTAGCAGAAGCAAAAGGAGCAGATCACTACTGTAG